A stretch of the Malus domestica chromosome 08, GDT2T_hap1 genome encodes the following:
- the LOC103410424 gene encoding thaumatin-like protein 1b isoform X3 has protein sequence MARLPSLLISLLTILGLQTSGVVSRTFTMENKCDYTVWPGILTNAGVSPLPTTGFALEKGETKTISAPASWGGRFWGRTLCSHDSAGKFSCLTADCGSGKLECSGNGAAPPATVAEFTLDGAGGLDFFDVSLVDGYNLPMLVVPNGGTGTKCTNTGCVTDLNASCPSELKVTGADGAEAVACKSACEAFGKPQYCCSGAYGSPDTCKPSQYSQIFKSACPRAYSYAYDDKTSTFTCAGGDYTIIFCPSRSTSQKASQDNSQPQQTTTPPSTTTSTSLLEINNTMEYKCGSNDSFSAVSIHTWTHVCP, from the exons ATGGCTCGATTACCATCATTGTTAATTTCTCTGTTAACCATCCTCGGCCTACAAACATCAG GTGTTGTTTCAAGGACATTCACAATGGAGAACAAGTGCGACTACACAGTGTGGCCGGGCATTCTCACCAACGCCGGCGTCTCACCTCTTCCGACCACCGGCTTCGCCCTCGAAAAGGGCGAAACGAAAACTATCTCCGCACCAGCCTCGTGGGGCGGCCGCTTCTGGGGCCGAACTCTCTGCTCCCACGACTCCGCCGGTAAATTCTCCTGCCTCACCGCCGACTGCGGCTCAGGAAAATTAGAATGCTCCGGCAACGGAGCCGCCCCTCCCGCCACTGTCGCTGAATTCACACTCGACGGCGCCGGCGGGCTTGATTTCTTCGACGTCAGCCTCGTAGACGGGTACAACCTCCCTATGCTGGTGGTCCCCAATGGCGGAACCGGGACCAAGTGTACGAACACCGGCTGTGTTACCGACCTCAACGCCAGCTGCCCTTCCGAGCTCAAGGTCACCGGTGCCGACGGAGCTGAAGCAGTCGCGTGCAAGAGCGCGTGCGAGGCGTTCGGCAAGCCGCAGTACTGTTGTAGCGGCGCCTACGGTTCACCCGACACTTGCAAGCCCTCTCAATACTCTCAGATTTTCAAGAGCGCATGCCCGCGCGCATACAGTTACGCTTACGACGACAAGACCAGCACCTTCACATGCGCCGGTGGCGACTACACCATCATCTTCTGCCCATCGCGTAGCACCAG CCAGAAAGCATCACAGGACAACTCCCAGCCGCAGCAGACAACTACACCGCCGTCGACAACCACCTCAACCTCGCTGCTGGAGATAAACAACACAATGGAGTACAAATGCGGCTCAAACGATTCATTTTCGGCCGTGTCCATTCACACGTGGACCCATGTGTGTCCATAA
- the LOC103440326 gene encoding uncharacterized protein isoform X3 — MAAQAGRLLRQWPMWQQHCCSNAAFHHLIFSPLLPVTTRTNSRRPSLTTVHLATRGVHKLLRGLRPSDYQDANTASSGSDSDSVTYKSRNELKRHARRAVRWAMDLASFSTPQIKRIVRVASLDQDVLDAVILVKKLGPDVREGKRRQFNYIGKLLRDVEADLMDALIQATKDSDERKLQALSGPETLEVDDVADEEEAEETDCEEEEEGSHIDEATRWFDGLISKDIKITNEVYSISNVDFDRQELWKLVRSVHSRLEQKVDLEENTGKIDAVRASAKKALTRFLRSLAKRSLEIDI, encoded by the exons ATGGCTGCTCAAGCGGGACGGCTACTGAGGCAATGGCCGATGTGGCAGCAGCATTGCTGCTCAAACGCCGCCTTCCACCACCTTATCTTCTCCCCATTACTTCCGGTCACCACCAGAACCAACTCCCGTCGTCCGTCTTTGACCACCGTCCACCTGGCCACTCGCGGCGTCCATAAACTATTACGCGGGCTCAGACCGTCCGATTACCAAGACGCCAACACAGCCAGTTCGGGTTCGGATTCGGATTCAGTCACGTACAAGAGCCGTAACGAGTTGAAGCGCCACGCCCGCCGCGCCGTCCGTTGGGCTATGGACCTCGCGTCCTTCTCCACCCCTCAAATCAAGCGCATTGTCAg AGTGGCTTCTCTGGACCAAGACGTGTTGGATGCTGTGATCCTAGTGAAG AAACTAGGACCGGATGTTCGAGAAGGGAAGCGAAGGCAGTTCAATTATATTG GGAAACTGCTGCGTGATGTGGAGGCCGACTTGATGGATGCTTTGATTCAAGCTACAAAAGATAGCGACGAAAGGAAGCTGCAAGCTTTATCAGGTCCGGAGACATTGGAGGTTGATGATGTTGCCGACGAAGAAGAGGCGGAAGAAACTGAttgtgaggaggaagaagag GGTTCTCACATTGATGAAGCAACCAGATGGTTTGATGGTCTGATCAGTAAGGACATTAAGATCACCAATGAAGTTTATTCAATTTCGAATGTTGATTTTGACCGTCAG GAACTATGGAAACTTGTCCGAAGTGTGCATTCTAGATTGGAACAGAAGGTTGATTTGGAGGAAAATACGGGAAAGATTGATGCAGTGAGAGCGAGTGCTAAAAAGGCACTCACCAGGTTCCTTCGTTCCCTTGCTAAACGTAGCCTAGAGATTGATATATGA
- the LOC103440247 gene encoding thaumatin-like protein 1, whose product MDLMAFFHYSPLHITLILFAICCKGISGATFTMMNKCDYTVWPGILSNAGTTSLDSTGLELQPGGSRSFQSPPNWSGRFWGRTGCNFDPTTGAGTCATADCGSNQMECNGAGATPPATLAEFTIGGSDNQDFYDVSLVDGYNLPMMVEPSGGSGNCLSTGCATDLNQRCPAELQFGNGAACKSACEAFGSPEYCCNGAFATPDTCKPSVYSEMFKSACPRSYSYAYDDATSTFTCSGADYTITFCPSTTSQKSATDTSTSTTNTGSGSRGGSGTTAGELPTVAGKSNPSWLPNFYTGDSSKTISSAALHYTLVASAAIVYLISLPY is encoded by the exons ATGGATCTGATGGCCTTTTTCCATTATTCTCCTCTTCACATCACTCTAATTTTGTTTGCAATTTGCTGCAAAG GAATATCAGGAGCTACATTTACAATGATGAACAAGTGCGACTACACAGTATGGCCGGGAATTCTATCCAATGCGGGGACTACCAGTTTAGACAGCACCGGCCTTGAGCTCCAACCGGGCGGCTCACGTTCCTTTCAATCTCCACCTAACTGGTCCGGCCGGTTCTGGGGTCGAACAGGCTGCAACTTTGACCCCACAACCGGGGCTGGCACCTGTGCCACCGCCGACTGTGGCTCCAACCAGATGGAATGCAATGGTGCAGGTGCAACCCCGCCCGCTACTCTGGCTGAGTTCACAATTGGCGGCTCTGACAACCAGGACTTCTATGATGTCAGCTTAGTTGACGGATACAATTTGCCCATGATGGTGGAACCTAGCGGCGGTTCCGGTAATTGTTTGTCGACCGGGTGCGCCACCGACTTGAACCAACGGTGCCCCGCTGAGTTGCAGTTCGGGAACGGCGCGGCGTGTAAGAGTGCGTGCGAGGCGTTTGGGAGCCCGGAATACTGCTGCAACGGCGCGTTTGCTACGCCGGACACGTGCAAGCCGTCGGTGTACTCGGAGATGTTTAAGTCGGCATGTCCGAGATCGTATAGCTACGCGTACGACGATGCCACGAGTACGTTTACATGTAGTGGAGCTGATTACACCATAACCTTCTGCCCTTCTACTACAAG TCAAAAATCGGCAACAGATACatcaacaagcacaacaaatacCGGGTCAGGTTCCCGAGGTGGGAGTGGGACGACGGCCGGGGAGCTGCCGACGGTGGCAGGAAAAAGTAATCCGTCATGGTTACCAAACTTTTACACCGGAGACTCGTCCAAGACCATCTCTTCTGCTGCTCTTCACTATACGTTGGTTGCTTCGGCTGCCATTGTCTACCTTATCTCCTTGCCTTATTGA
- the LOC103410424 gene encoding thaumatin-like protein 1b isoform X1, producing MEDAKLQAFNSSSPLFFYKYSALPPFQKIPHTLSSVLSPNPSFESMARLPSLLISLLTIMGLQTSGVVSRTFTMENKCDYTVWPGILTNAGISPLPTTGFALAKGETKTISAPASWGGRFWGRTLCSHDSAGKFSCLTADCGSGKLECSGNGAAPPATLAEFTLDGSGGLDFFDVSLVDGYNLPMLVVPNGGTGTNCTKTGCVTDLNTICPSDLKVTGADGAAGVACKSACEAFGQPQYCCSGAYGSPDTCKPSQYSQIFKSACPQAYSYAYDDKTSTFTCAGGDYTIIFCPSPSTSQKASQDNTQPQPTTTPPSTTTSTSPQEINNTMEYDGGSYDSFSAASIHTFEPRVMSAVGVIALLWQLLF from the exons ATGGAAGACGCAAAGTTACAAGCTTTCAACTCTTCCTCTCCCCTATTCTTCTATAAATACTCTGCCCTCCCACCTTTTCAGAAAATCCCGCACACCCTCTCCTCTGTTCTCTCTCCAAATCCCAGCTTTGAATCCATGGCTCGATTACCATCATTGTTAATTTCTCTGTTAACCATCATGGGGCTACAAACATCTG GTGTTGTTTCAAGGACATTCACAATGGAGAACAAGTGCGACTACACAGTGTGGCCGGGCATTCTCACCAACGCCGGGATCTCACCTCTTCCGACCACCGGCTTCGCCCTCGCAAAGGGCGAAACGAAAACAATCTCCGCCCCAGCCTCGTGGGGCGGCCGCTTCTGGGGCCGAACCCTCTGCTCCCACGACTCCGCCGGCAAATTCTCCTGCCTCACCGCGGACTGTGGCTCAGGAAAATTAGAATGCTCAGGCAACGGAGCCGCCCCGCCCGCCACTCTCGCTGAATTCACACTCGACGGCTCCGGCGGGCTTGATTTCTTCGACGTCAGCCTCGTGGACGGGTACAACCTCCCTATGCTGGTGGTCCCCAATGGCGGCACTGGGACCAACTGTACTAAGACCGGCTGCGTTACCGACCTCAACACCATCTGCCCTTCCGACCTCAAGGTCACCGGTGCCGACGGAGCTGCAGGAGTCGCGTGCAAGAGCGCGTGCGAGGCGTTCGGCCAGCCGCAGTACTGTTGCAGCGGAGCCTACGGTTCACCCGACACTTGCAAGCCCTCTCAATACTCTCAGATTTTCAAGAGCGCGTGCCCGCAGGCATACAGTTACGCTTACGACGACAAGACCAGCACATTCACATGCGCCGGCGGCGACTACACCATCATCTTCTGCCCATCGCCCAGTACCAG CCAGAAAGCGTCACAGGACAACACACAGCCGCAGCCGACAACTACACCGCCGTCGACAACCACCTCAACCTCGCCGCAGGAGATAAACAACACAATGGAGTACGATGGCGGCTCGTACGATTCATTTTCGGCCGCGTCCATTCACACGTTCGAACCACGTGTAATGAGTGCGGTCGGCGTCATCGCTCTGCTATGGCAGCTCTTGTTCTAA
- the LOC103440326 gene encoding uncharacterized protein isoform X4, which yields MAAQAGRLLRQWPMWQQHCCSNAAFHHLIFSPLLPVTTRTNSRRPSLTTVHLATRGVHKLLRGLRPSDYQDANTASSGSDSDSVTYKSRNELKRHARRAVRWAMDLASFSTPQIKRIVRVASLDQDVLDAVILVKKLGPDVREGKRRQFNYIGKLLRDVEADLMDALIQATKDSDERKLQALSGPETLEVDDVADEEEAEETDCEEEEEGSHIDEATRWFDGLISKDIKITNEVYSISNVDFDRQELRKLVRSVHSILEQKVDLEENAGKIDAARVIAEKALTRTVQGKLKQTF from the exons ATGGCTGCTCAAGCGGGACGGCTACTGAGGCAATGGCCGATGTGGCAGCAGCATTGCTGCTCAAACGCCGCCTTCCACCACCTTATCTTCTCCCCATTACTTCCGGTCACCACCAGAACCAACTCCCGTCGTCCGTCTTTGACCACCGTCCACCTGGCCACTCGCGGCGTCCATAAACTATTACGCGGGCTCAGACCGTCCGATTACCAAGACGCCAACACAGCCAGTTCGGGTTCGGATTCGGATTCAGTCACGTACAAGAGCCGTAACGAGTTGAAGCGCCACGCCCGCCGCGCCGTCCGTTGGGCTATGGACCTCGCGTCCTTCTCCACCCCTCAAATCAAGCGCATTGTCAg AGTGGCTTCTCTGGACCAAGACGTGTTGGATGCTGTGATCCTAGTGAAG AAACTAGGACCGGATGTTCGAGAAGGGAAGCGAAGGCAGTTCAATTATATTG GGAAACTGCTGCGTGATGTGGAGGCCGACTTGATGGATGCTTTGATTCAAGCTACAAAAGATAGCGACGAAAGGAAGCTGCAAGCTTTATCAGGTCCGGAGACATTGGAGGTTGATGATGTTGCCGACGAAGAAGAGGCGGAAGAAACTGAttgtgaggaggaagaagag GGTTCTCACATTGATGAAGCAACCAGATGGTTTGATGGTCTGATCAGTAAGGACATTAAGATCACCAATGAAGTTTATTCAATTTCGAATGTTGATTTTGACCGTCAG GAACTAAGGAAACTTGTCCGAAGTGTGCATTCTATATTGGAGCAGAAGGTTGATTTGGAGGAAAATGCGGGAAAGATTGATGCTGCGAGAGTGATTGCTGAAAAGGCACTCACCAG AACAGTCCAAGGGAAGTTGAAGCAAACCTTTTAA
- the LOC103440326 gene encoding uncharacterized protein isoform X2: MAAQAGRLLRQWPMWQQHCCSNAAFHHLIFSPLLPVTTRTNSRRPSLTTVHLATRGVHKLLRGLRPSDYQDANTASSGSDSDSVTYKSRNELKRHARRAVRWAMDLASFSTPQIKRIVRVASLDQDVLDAVILVKKLGPDVREGKRRQFNYIGKLLRDVEADLMDALIQATKDSDERKLQALSGPETLEVDDVADEEEAEETDCEEEEEGSHIDEATRWFDGLISKDIKITNEVYSISNVDFDRQELRKLVRSVHSILEQKVDLEENAGKIDAARVIAEKALTRFLLSLAKRSLETDI; the protein is encoded by the exons ATGGCTGCTCAAGCGGGACGGCTACTGAGGCAATGGCCGATGTGGCAGCAGCATTGCTGCTCAAACGCCGCCTTCCACCACCTTATCTTCTCCCCATTACTTCCGGTCACCACCAGAACCAACTCCCGTCGTCCGTCTTTGACCACCGTCCACCTGGCCACTCGCGGCGTCCATAAACTATTACGCGGGCTCAGACCGTCCGATTACCAAGACGCCAACACAGCCAGTTCGGGTTCGGATTCGGATTCAGTCACGTACAAGAGCCGTAACGAGTTGAAGCGCCACGCCCGCCGCGCCGTCCGTTGGGCTATGGACCTCGCGTCCTTCTCCACCCCTCAAATCAAGCGCATTGTCAg AGTGGCTTCTCTGGACCAAGACGTGTTGGATGCTGTGATCCTAGTGAAG AAACTAGGACCGGATGTTCGAGAAGGGAAGCGAAGGCAGTTCAATTATATTG GGAAACTGCTGCGTGATGTGGAGGCCGACTTGATGGATGCTTTGATTCAAGCTACAAAAGATAGCGACGAAAGGAAGCTGCAAGCTTTATCAGGTCCGGAGACATTGGAGGTTGATGATGTTGCCGACGAAGAAGAGGCGGAAGAAACTGAttgtgaggaggaagaagag GGTTCTCACATTGATGAAGCAACCAGATGGTTTGATGGTCTGATCAGTAAGGACATTAAGATCACCAATGAAGTTTATTCAATTTCGAATGTTGATTTTGACCGTCAG GAACTAAGGAAACTTGTCCGAAGTGTGCATTCTATATTGGAGCAGAAGGTTGATTTGGAGGAAAATGCGGGAAAGATTGATGCTGCGAGAGTGATTGCTGAAAAGGCACTCACCAGGTTCCTTCTTTCCCTTGCTAAACGTAGCCTAGAGACTGATATATGA
- the LOC103410424 gene encoding thaumatin-like protein 1b isoform X2: MARLPSLLISLLTILGLQTSGVVSRTFTMENKCDYTVWPGILTNAGVSPLPTTGFALEKGETKTISAPASWGGRFWGRTLCSHDSAGKFSCLTADCGSGKLECSGNGAAPPATVAEFTLDGAGGLDFFDVSLVDGYNLPMLVVPNGGTGTKCTNTGCVTDLNASCPSELKVTGADGAEAVACKSACEAFGKPQYCCSGAYGSPDTCKPSQYSQIFKSACPRAYSYAYDDKTSTFTCAGGDYTIIFCPSRSTSQKASQDNTQPQPTTTPPSTTTSTSPQEINNTMEYDGGSYDSFSAASIHTFEPRVMSAVGVIALLWQLLF, encoded by the exons ATGGCTCGATTACCATCATTGTTAATTTCTCTGTTAACCATCCTCGGCCTACAAACATCAG GTGTTGTTTCAAGGACATTCACAATGGAGAACAAGTGCGACTACACAGTGTGGCCGGGCATTCTCACCAACGCCGGCGTCTCACCTCTTCCGACCACCGGCTTCGCCCTCGAAAAGGGCGAAACGAAAACTATCTCCGCACCAGCCTCGTGGGGCGGCCGCTTCTGGGGCCGAACTCTCTGCTCCCACGACTCCGCCGGTAAATTCTCCTGCCTCACCGCCGACTGCGGCTCAGGAAAATTAGAATGCTCCGGCAACGGAGCCGCCCCTCCCGCCACTGTCGCTGAATTCACACTCGACGGCGCCGGCGGGCTTGATTTCTTCGACGTCAGCCTCGTAGACGGGTACAACCTCCCTATGCTGGTGGTCCCCAATGGCGGAACCGGGACCAAGTGTACGAACACCGGCTGTGTTACCGACCTCAACGCCAGCTGCCCTTCCGAGCTCAAGGTCACCGGTGCCGACGGAGCTGAAGCAGTCGCGTGCAAGAGCGCGTGCGAGGCGTTCGGCAAGCCGCAGTACTGTTGTAGCGGCGCCTACGGTTCACCCGACACTTGCAAGCCCTCTCAATACTCTCAGATTTTCAAGAGCGCATGCCCGCGCGCATACAGTTACGCTTACGACGACAAGACCAGCACCTTCACATGCGCCGGTGGCGACTACACCATCATCTTCTGCCCATCGCGTAGCACCAG CCAGAAAGCGTCACAGGACAACACACAGCCGCAGCCGACAACTACACCGCCGTCGACAACCACCTCAACCTCGCCGCAGGAGATAAACAACACAATGGAGTACGATGGCGGCTCGTACGATTCATTTTCGGCCGCGTCCATTCACACGTTCGAACCACGTGTAATGAGTGCGGTCGGCGTCATCGCTCTGCTATGGCAGCTCTTGTTCTAA
- the LOC103440326 gene encoding uncharacterized protein isoform X1, translating into MAAQAGRLLRQWPMWQQHCCSNAAFHHLIFSPLLPVTTRTNSRRPSLTTVHLATRGVHKLLRGLRPSDYQDANTASSGSDSDSVTYKSRNELKRHARRAVRWAMDLASFSTPQIKRIVRVASLDQDVLDAVILVKKLGPDVREGKRRQFNYIGKLLRDVEADLMDALIQATKDSDERKLQALSGPETLEVDDVADEEEAEETDCEEEEEGSHIDEATRWFDGLISKDIKITNEVYSISNVDFDRQELRKLVRSVHSILEQKVDLEENAGKIDAARVIAEKALTSPREVEANLLMRLFLANRRRWPICYVCNR; encoded by the exons ATGGCTGCTCAAGCGGGACGGCTACTGAGGCAATGGCCGATGTGGCAGCAGCATTGCTGCTCAAACGCCGCCTTCCACCACCTTATCTTCTCCCCATTACTTCCGGTCACCACCAGAACCAACTCCCGTCGTCCGTCTTTGACCACCGTCCACCTGGCCACTCGCGGCGTCCATAAACTATTACGCGGGCTCAGACCGTCCGATTACCAAGACGCCAACACAGCCAGTTCGGGTTCGGATTCGGATTCAGTCACGTACAAGAGCCGTAACGAGTTGAAGCGCCACGCCCGCCGCGCCGTCCGTTGGGCTATGGACCTCGCGTCCTTCTCCACCCCTCAAATCAAGCGCATTGTCAg AGTGGCTTCTCTGGACCAAGACGTGTTGGATGCTGTGATCCTAGTGAAG AAACTAGGACCGGATGTTCGAGAAGGGAAGCGAAGGCAGTTCAATTATATTG GGAAACTGCTGCGTGATGTGGAGGCCGACTTGATGGATGCTTTGATTCAAGCTACAAAAGATAGCGACGAAAGGAAGCTGCAAGCTTTATCAGGTCCGGAGACATTGGAGGTTGATGATGTTGCCGACGAAGAAGAGGCGGAAGAAACTGAttgtgaggaggaagaagag GGTTCTCACATTGATGAAGCAACCAGATGGTTTGATGGTCTGATCAGTAAGGACATTAAGATCACCAATGAAGTTTATTCAATTTCGAATGTTGATTTTGACCGTCAG GAACTAAGGAAACTTGTCCGAAGTGTGCATTCTATATTGGAGCAGAAGGTTGATTTGGAGGAAAATGCGGGAAAGATTGATGCTGCGAGAGTGATTGCTGAAAAGGCACTCACCAG TCCAAGGGAAGTTGAAGCAAACCTTTTAATGCGCCTCTTTCTTGCAAATCGACGCCGTTGGCCCATTTGTTATGTATGTAACAGATAA